From the Macaca nemestrina isolate mMacNem1 chromosome 7, mMacNem.hap1, whole genome shotgun sequence genome, the window gAGCTGGCCGGCCCCCAGGTAGGTTGGCTACTGCCCTGGGGGCAGGGGCATCCCTGGGTAAGAGGCAGGCAGTGGGCAGTGGTGCCCTTGGACCTGCGGTCTCAGCCTACATCCAGGCACACAAAGGGGACTTCGCATGCGACTCCTTAGCTCTGTGCCTGGGCCAGAGCCTTCCTGAGTGGGAGCTGCCAGTAGGTCCTCCTCGCTTTGCCTGACAGGAGACATTGCTTCCCTGCCTGGGACCACTTTGCTGCGGGCGCTGGGCCCCGACCTCTGGGCTGAGGCCCCCAGTGTGCCTGAACTGAGGCATAGCCTCTGAATCGTCCCCACTGGCCTGGACCTACTAGGTGGGAACAAGCTGGGATGAGGCCTGGCTCAGGGAGCAGCAGGGCCTGGCTGCCAGTGTGGGCTGTATGTACCTCTGCTGGAGTCCTGACTTCTGAGTCTGGCGGGATGAGTCTCGGTCGGGGGAGGGGGGCAGCAGGCCCTCGAGGGACAGGGCCTGTGTGCAGGGGCAAAGGGACCAGCGAGGTTTGCTGGCCACTCCTGCCTTCTCACCCCTTGGCCACCGCAGTGGGAAGGAGCGTGCGGAGGAGGGTGGGGTGCAACCCTACTGAGCAGGGCCTCACACCTCCCTGTCTTCCTTGCAGCCAAGTACCCGGCCATCAAGGCCCTGATGCGGCCGGACCCGCGCCTCAAGTGGGCGGTGCTGGCGCTGGTGCTGATGCAGCTGCTGGCCTGCTGGCTGGTGCGCAGGCTGGCCTGGCGCTGGCTGCTCTTCTGGGCCTACGCCTTCGGAGGCTGCGTGAACCACTCGCTGACGCTGGCCATCCACGACATCTCACACAATGCGGCCTTTGGCACGGGCTGCGCGGCGCGCAACCGCTGGCTGGCCGTGTTTGCCAATTTGCCTGTGGGTGTGCCCTATGCCGCCTCCTTCAAGAAGTACCACGTGGACCACCACCGCTACCTGGGTGGTGATGGGCTGGACGTGGACGTGCCCACGCGTCTGGAGGGCTGGTTCTTCTGCACGCCCGCCCGCAAGCTGCTCTGGCTGGTGCTGCAGCCCTTCTTCTACTCGCTGCGGCCGCTCTGCGTCCACCCCAAGGCCGTGACCCGCATGGAGGTGCTCAACACGCTGGTGCAGCTGGCGGCCGATGTGGCCATCTTTGCCCTCTGGGGGCTCAAGCCCATGGTCTACCTGCTGGCCAGCTCcctcctgggcctgggcctgcaCCCCATCTCGGGCCACTTCGTGGCCGAGCACTACATGTTCCTCAAGGGCCACGAGACCTACTCCTACTATGGGCCCCTCAACTGGATCACCTTCAACGTGGGCTACCACGTGGAGCACCACGACTTCCCCAGCATCCCGGGCTACAGCCTGCCCCTGGTATGTGGCTGGGGCGGCAGGGCTGTGGCAGGGCAGGACTGCACGGCCATCTGAGGAGGTGGAGGCCCTGGAAGGGCCTTGGGTCATACCCAGCAGCCTCTCCCTTTTTGTGCTGGTCATGGCATGGCCACTTGCACTTGTCCCCAGGGCAGGAGGAAAGGCCACACAACACAGGCGAGGCCTCtgctggaggctgaagcaaattCAGGGAAGTAGGGTCTGAGAGGCATTTCACAGTTCAGGCTGCCTGAAGCCGCCATGACACTGACGGGGTGTCTTCCTTGAAGCGGGGCGCATAGCAACACTGCATGGGGAGCAGTACCCTTCCCATCTGCAGGCTCTTTCCCTGTCATTCCTTGCCATTGCCCTGTGACCCTCCAGGGGCCAGAGAGGACAGGGTGGGCCTCGCTCTTTGCAGCCCAAGGGGCTTGGCCAGAGCTGATGGGGAGTGGAAGTCCCAGGTATGGGCACCTCTGCCTCTGGAGACCAGGAGCTGGAGAATTTCTGaatgagaaaggaggaaggggaagggggaggaggagccGTCCCTCAGCCATTGCCAGCCTGCGCCTTGGTAGCCTCTGGCTGTCTGGAAAGAGCTGGAGTGACCTGCAGGCAAAGGGGGCGGGAGGAGGTGGCACTGGGGAGGTGTTCGAGCGCctgagtgtgtgcctgtgtgcaccggggtgtgcctgtgtctgtgtgtgagcaGGTCTGCCCTGTGACGGTGTGTGGATGCCTGCCCACGTGTGCAGGCATTTGTATGTGTGCTGGAGCGTGCGCGCCcgtctctgtgtgtgtggttATGTGTGAGCGCTTACCCGGTATGCaggtgtttgtgcatgtgtgtgtgcaccctGGCTTGTGTGACTCTGGAATCCCTCAGACCGAATTCCAAGCCTGGGCCATGGCCTGTGCCCTCCATTCCGGCTGGCAGTACCAAGGCGGTGCTCTGCACCAGGCATCATCTCACTTGAACCTTACCACAGCCCAGGAAGCAGCTGCCTCCTCATCCATTGTCCCTGTTGTATACATAAGGCAGAGGTGCAGGGAGAGAGGTGCCCGCCTCAGGAGGTGACGGGGCGGAGGGGAGAGATGCCTGCCTCAGGAGGTGATGAGGTGCAGGGAGAGAGGTGCCCATCTCAGGAGGTGACAGGGTGCAGAGGGGAGAGGTGCCCATCTCAGGAGGTGGCAGAGCAAGAATCTGGACCCAAGTTGGCGCGAGTGCCTGCTGTTAGCCACGAGCCTTTACCTCTCCTGAGCAAAGTGAGAGGCTCTGGGTACCTGGTGCTGGCCCCGCCTCCTGTGGCCCTGCTGCCCTGGCTTTGCGGCCGGGCTCCCTGCGTCCTGAGAGCATCCTTAGGAGGTGACGGGGCGCAGAAGGGGCAGGAAGGGCATCCCTGTGGTGGAAGCTGGGCCAAGGCTGCATGCTGTTGAGCAATGGGGTGGCGTGGTGGTGGTGCAATTGCAGGTGCTGAAGCTGGGAgcacttcctggaggaggtgggtgggggtgtgtgtgtagaaCAAAGGCTGGAGGGGACAGCAGGTGCTCAAGAGGCCCTTGGAATGTGACAAGCAGTGAGGCTGGCTGAGGCCGAGGTTGGCGGGTCACAGGGCTGAGATGCATGGGCATGACACCGTGGCTTGGCAGGACTCAGGTAGGCACTCAGCACTGTGCAGGCACCGCGGGGAGAACCCCCCCCCAGCGGTGGGGTCTGCCAGACCAGAAGGTGGGGTGGGGCCAAGTGGAGTGGGGCACTGAATTCTGCAACTACCACCTGGGGCAGGCGCTCCGAGCCGAGCCTGTGGGTGCCTCTGCCATAGCGTCCTGGGCTCAGCTCAGGCCACCAGGCCCTCCAGCAGCCAGCACCAGCCTTCTGGGCACCCAGGGAGTGGTGGGTGGCAGGGAGGGCCGGAAGGGTGGCCTTGTGTTTGGCTGAGCTGGACGTGGGCACCCCAGAGGCGACAATGTGTGTGCATTATGTacacccgtgtgtgtgtgtgtgtgcacgcaaaCATGTCtgtacatgagtgtgtgtgtgcacgcccGCCACGTGTGCGGGTGTCTGAGTGTGCTCACGGGTGCGGCCCCGAGGAGAACCAGCTCCTCAGCCCCGCCCTCCTCTCTACAGGTGCGGAAGATGGCGCCCGAGTACTACGACCACCTGCCGCAGCACCACTCGTGGGTGAAGGTGCTCTGGGATTTCGTGTTTGAGGACTCCCTGGGGCCCTACGCCAGGGTGAAGCGGGTGTACAGGCTGGCAAAGGACGGCCTGTGAGCCCGGACTGCCTCCTGGTGGTGGTCATCGTCCCCCACCGGCCCCTTGGCCTCACGCCCCGGCACCGAGGGGCTGCATTTCCTTCCTGTACCCTGGACTGCTGCCCTTGTCCCCGAGGAGTGTCCTGGGCAGCCGCGCCTGGAGACAGCAGTGTGGGCTTCAGGGCTCCACCTGCACGTGGAGTTGCCCTGGACCTTCAGCGTGGCCCTCCCTGTCTGGGCCTCACCAGGTGAGACCTGGCCCTGCCCCACTGTGACCTGCGTGCTCTGAGCCCACGGTCCCCATGGAGCTGACTTCTCTGAGGTGCCTGTGCCCTACATTAAACCCAGCGTTTGTTTCACAGCCCGTGGACTGTGCTCTGAGGGGGTGGTCTGGGCTTGAGCCTGGCCACAGGGAATGGGGCTCTAGGCCACCCCAATGGGTGGAGCTTGAGGCCTGAGTGCCGCTTCCTCCAGGCCAGGCCCAGGTCCTGCCATGCACTCCTGGCTCTTTGTGGGATGGTGGCTGCTGCTGGGTGGTGCTCCCTGAGGGCCTGCCACTGtgatgtgcacacacactgagGTGTGGACAGCAGAAAGCTCACTTTGGTCATCTGTGTGGCCCAGAATCCCCTCCTAGCAGCCCGGGGACCCCACTGCTCCCTTGCCTGGCTAAGCCCTGCAGAGGCTGGCTCCCCCATCCCCCTGAGCCCATACCACCTGCCTCGCCCACACCCCTCAGGCCTGTTCACCTCCTGCTCTCCCTATCCCCTCCTGCAGCGGGGAGCATCCCTGAGCCCAGAGAGGGTCTGTACCCCATACCAGCTAGGAAAAGGGGCTGGCGTGGGGTGGGTCCTGATGTCCCAGAGGTGGGCAGGCAGCAGGAGGGGTCCCTGGGTGAGGCCCTCCCTGCCAGAGAGGGATGGAGTGGGCCCAGCCCTGCAGCTCCCACCACAGCCCTGGGGAAAGGCGGCGTCAGCCTCCACGACTTAGGAAGGGAGACTGAAGCTATAGTCAGGGCTTGAAGGCCTCTCCATGAGTGGGGTGCCAGGGGCCGTCCCTGCTGACCTGGGAGATACAGGCCTCCCCCTATACCTGGGAGTGGCCCCACATGGTGCTGGGCTCCTGTGTCCCTGAGTGGGCAGCTTGCTGAGTGGCGCAGGGAAGGGGCCTGAGCCCAGGACTTGTTCGGCGAAGGAAGTGCCGCTGGCCCCAGCACCAGGACTTTGAGCCGGGCAGCCCCTCCCTGTGCACACAGGCACACCCACAGGCCAAGGGGAGCCCCAGAGCACCCACTCCTCCTGCTGTGCCTGCCAGGCGCCTCGTCCAGCACACTTCTGCAGACAGCGCAAAGGGACATGTCCCGGCCTCACCCACAAGCTggaggctgggcccagggtcgGAGGGTGGCTCTGAAGACAGTCCTTAGAGCTCTCCTGGGGAGACTACAGGACTCCTGGCCTGGGGGGCAGCAGGGAAGCAGGAGAGAGCAGCTCTGAGCTGTGGTCTGCAGGCCCTGGGTTAAAAGTGCCACCAGACCTAAGCGAAGCCACTCAGAGAGCTGAGCCTCCTAAGGGGCAGAGCAGTCCTATTCCTGTTGCTAGGGCTGCCAGGAAGCCCAAAGACATGCAGTGTGCTAGGAGCTGGCCCTTGAGATCAGCCACTGGGTCCCAGCAGGCCAGTGCTGGCTCCGTCCCGTGCCATGGCCCTCGGGAACTGCTGGGCACACTGCTCTGTGGCCGCGGGAGGTCATGTGGGAGAACTAGGGGCATGAATGCTCACAGGATCTCAAGGCCTGCCTGTTGGTGACCCTGGGTCCTTGAAGCCGAGGGTCAGAGCCTCTGTCTCTGGCTGCTGCCTCAGGGCAGGGGCCTGGGACAGCCCATTGCAGGCCAGGTGGTCCTCCCAGGAGACTGTGGGGCTGAGAAGGCAAAGCTGCCTTGCATCTGCCTGGTGCCTGCGGAGCCCCACGTCCGTCCCTGCCCCGAACAGGCTGCTCGCGGGGCCCTGCCCGTCAGAATGCACACAGAGGCCTGTGAGGTTTGGGGTGTGGGCTGCACTTAAGAGCCATCTTTCTGGGGGTCCCATAGGGAGTTCCCTACAGACAGGACCTGAAGCCCAGCCCCAGGACACCAGCCCACCCTGCCGGGGCTTGGGAATGTCTGAGCCCAGGTTCCTGTTGAAGACTACCACCTTGCTCCTACCTACGACTCCTGGTCACCGTGGTCCCGGGCGCTTCCCGGAAAAGGGGCATCCCCAGCCTGCAGCGTGAAGGATCAATGCGAGGGCCTGAGCCCGAGGGTGCAGACAGTAAACTGTTTATTACTGTGTGGACACAGACACCGTGGTGCATGACAGACAGTTTCAACACCATGAGCGCTGGGGACAGAGCTGCGCCTGGACAGCTCTGCGGTGTGCAGTGGCGCCACGCCGGGCCGGCGGTCACTGCCAGCTGAGGCATTAACAGCGTCACCTGGGAGAAAACCTGGAAACCGTCTAATGAAGCAGGTGACTTAGGGGCATCTCTCTAGAAACCCAAAGAAATGTACCttaaataagcaaatataaaacacaaaaaagatgAGCAGACCTGGTGTTCTGTGTCAGGTAGAATCTAAAAAACCCAGGAGTTGCACTTGGTTTCCTCACTGTAACGTGTGGTCACAGGTCAGGACGTTTCACGGCAGCGCGCCCAGGCTCCTGTGCGTGCTCCGGTGCACTGGAGTCTGGGGCTGGCTGGGCTCCTGGCTGTCCTTTGTCGCCGGATGGGCTCGACATCTCAGCGCTGCGAGGCAGGCCCCTTACGTGGTGCTGATCCCGCTCAGCTCCTGCCTGATGGCTGCGGGACAGGGGGCAGCAGCTCAGGTGCAGCCAGGACCGTGCAGCCTGGCTCATCAGGGCCCCGCACCCCTGGTGTGGACCTGCCTGGTATCTGCCCCGCTCCATCTCCAGGGAGCCCCACCCAGGCTATGGCGCAGACCTCTGGGGTGACGACAAAAGGCTTTGGGTCTCATCTGCCATTCCTCCTGCGGTGGCCCCTGCTGTCACTGCCCTTTTAGGGGAGGACCTGGCATGGAGACAGAGGCTGATGCCCTGCCTGTGGCCTCACTGCTGCTGAGGAGTGGTGGGCACTGGAACCCTGGtgtgaggagctgctttgtgtggggacacagggTCTTTGTAGGCTCTGGACAGGTGGGTGTCCAGGTGCCGGGGGCCCGGGACCCCTTCCCCCAACATAGTGGAGGCCGAGGCTCTGCCCTTCCAGCTCCTGCAGGGGTCAGCAGGAAATCTTGGCCCTGGACCCCAGGGACCACCCTGGCTCTGCTCACTCCTCAGGAGAGGCGGGGCCTCTCGTCTTCTTGCCTCCTCCCCGCTTCCTCACCACCCCAAGCTAGTGCACCAACCCCCTGCCTCCCAAATTTGggcctttccctccttcctctggtATCCATCCCCTCCCAGACTCCCCCTCCTCTATGTCAGCTCAGGCCTCTCCCTGGATGGACCTTGTTGGGCCAAGAGCCAACAGCTAGGAGAAGGTGAGGGGTGGTGGGGGCAGGCATCCCCCAGCAACAGGGAGCTGCTTCTCAGGGCCCCTGGCATAGCCCATGCCTCCCCCTCCCCTGGCTCTCAGCCAGGGTGGCCTCCACCTGGGGCTGCACCACGGCAGGCGGAGAGGCTGTGGTGGGCCCTGAGTTTCTGACCCAGCTGTGCCTGGGGCCGGATGGCGCCTGGCAGTAAGGTGGTGTGACCAGTTGGCCGGGTGCCTGCCTATCGCCCAGGCTGCCTCTTTCCCCTCGTTTGTTAACTCCTTATCTCCCCAGCCCAGGCCTCTGGGGGAACTGGACAAACAGGAACTGAGTGCTCTCTGCTCAAACAAGGGTGGGCCGGCTGTGGGAGGAGGCCTGGGTCTTCGGACTCCCACCTGCCTCTCACCTCTGCCATCAGCCTCCACCCCTGTGTGCTTGTGGGACCCTTTTGCCCAGGTCACTGTGATGCCCTGGGGGCCAGACCCAGCTACACACCTAGGTGTCAGCCTTCGTCACCCTGGTTGGGGAGGCAGGTGAGGGAGCTGGCACAGGCTGTGCTGCACAGCTCTGTCCCCTGAGTCTGCCCTGCCCAGACTCCCCCTTTTCCTCTGGCTGCAGATCTGAGCCAGTGCGCTCAAAGGCTCTGGTGGAAACCAGAAGGACGGATGTGATGCATTGAGGCCCGCCCTGCTCTGCAGCCAGAGGCTGCTCCCCGCCTGCGCCCCAGTCCAGGACCAGGCAGATTGTGAACGAGCTCAGGCCTGGAAGGTGCTTCTGTAGTGCTTGGTCTCCCTGTACCCCCAGGAAGGCAGAATGGTCCCCCCAGAACCCCAACACCGGTGACTCGAGGTGGCAGTATCAAGAAGGCAACATAAACCACCAGGGGGTGAAATGACAGAAGCTCAGGTGGCTTCCTCCAGACCTGGCTCTGGAACGATGCTGGGGTCTCCCCTCCATGCACTTCCTACGTGGGTCTTCCAGGAAGGTGCAAGGGTGTGGAAGGTCACATTCAGGTGTCATACTACCAGGGGGCTACAGATTCTTAGACAAGCCACTTAGCTTtcctgagcctgtttcctcaagTAGCGATTGTAAGAAGAATGAAATCTCTCACAGGGCCCAGTACAGCATGGGCTTCAGCTCAAAACGGCAGGTccccaccctgggtgacagggacCCTCGTCCTGTGGCCCCGCCTGGGGCTCCACTCACCGTCAATGATCTCTTCCTTCACCTTGTGGAGCTCTCTGACCACCTCCTCTAGGATCTCCTGTTGGGAGAGGAGCGTCCAGGTGAAGGGACAGGCAGTGGAGACAGAAAAGCCGGCCTGGGCTGGGCTATGTCCAAAGGGTTCGGGGCCTCCTGGGCCTCTCCAGAGTTGCATCTGTCACCCTCGTCTCCTCGTGGCCCCTTCCCACGCTGAGGGGGAACGGTGTGGGAGGCCTGGGAAAATCCTGCCACCACCTCCCTCAGGTAGACACCACTGAAACTAAGGGCTGCCTCGGGGCGGAAAGCCCCAGAGGCAGGCCTGAGGGAGGTGCCCAGAAAGGTTGAGGGACATCCTAATTCTGGTGATGGCAGGGGCTGGGGACGAAGGACAGGCTTGGGCACCCCCTTTCCTCCACGGCTGTTCCTTGACTGGCCTTTTGGCAGCCACGTGTGGGCCCCCAGGGCCTGCCTGGCCGTGCTGGTCAGAGACGGTCCCCAGCCTACTGGCTGCCCTCGGCCTCTGAGGGAAGGGCACAGGGCACGCTCACCTGCTTCATCCGGTCCAAGTCGAAGGCATCCAGGGCCATGTCATTCACGCTCCCAGCAGGCTTCATCCTGGGAAGGGCGGGTGCGGTAAGTGGGAGCAGGGCCTGTGGGTGCCCTGGCTGGAGATGGGTGTGGGGGAAAGCTGGTCGTGCAGAGGCCGCGCTCAGGTCGGGCCCACCTGCTCCCCTCGCTCCACAGAGGCTGCTTGCTTCGGACTCTGGCCACCTCAGACCCAGTCTCTACCTGGAGAGGTCTCCAAGGATACTGTGACCATATTTCCCAACCCGAGAGCCAAGGCTGGCTGGGGTCAAcaaagaaactgctttctgatcaGAGAGCTCTTACACAGAGGTGGCAACTTAAGTGACAACATCGCACCCACCCGCTGCCTCCctggaaagaaaaacagtatCGACAGCCTCCTCCTCAGGCTGGGAGCTCATGCTCCAGGTTGAGCTGGGGCTCGGGgaagcagcagcggcagcaggaGGTACAATGTGAAGTTGCAAAGTTGCAGCAGCGGCAGCAGGAGGTACAATGTGAAGTTGCAGAGTTGACACCAGCCTGGAGGCGCGCTCCTGACACACACCAGCACCCCCGGTGCTGGAGCCAGcgttcgatcttggctcactgcaacctctgcctcccaagttcaagcgattttcctacctcagcctcccaagtagctgggattacaggcatgtgacaccaagcccagctaacttttgtatttttagtagagacggggtttcaccatgttggccaagctggtctcgaactcctgaccttacgtgatccacccacctgggtgggcctcccaaagtgctgggattatgggcgtgagccactgcacctggctggtttTGCTCTTTCGGGGTAGTTTGCATGGACCACTTCTTTGAAAAGTTTCTGAACTAAGATAActgatttgaattttatttttattgatctgagacagggtctcactgtatcacccaggatggagtgtagagGCATATCAtgcctcactgtagcctcaacctcccaggctcaagtgatcctcccaccttagcctcccaagtagctgagactacagacatgtgccctactttttaaaaattttatctgtagagatgaggtctcactgtattgcccaagctggtctcgaagtcctgggctcaagtgatcctcctgcctcggcctcccaaactgctaggatgacaggcatgagcgcCGTGCCGGCCTGATTTGAATGTTAATGTGTCACATATGCACTTTCCCTGGAAGATCTTGGCAAAATGCTTGTCTATctggtcttttcttttcttttctttttttttttttgagacggagtctcgctgtgtcgcccaggctggagtgcagtggccggatctcagctcactgcaagctctgcctcccgggtttttacgccattctcctgcctcagcctcccgagtagccgggactacaggggcccgccacctcgcctggctagttttttgtattttttagtagagacggggtttcaccgtgttagccaggatggtctcgaactcctgacctcgtgatccgcccatctcggcctcccaaagtgctgggattacaggcttgagccaccgcgcctggccactatctggtcttttctttttttttttttttttttgagacggagtcttgctctgtagcccgggctggagtgcagtggccggatctcagctcactgcaagctccgcctcccgggtttaggccattctcctgcctcagcctccggagtagctgggactacaggcgcccgccacctcgcccggctagttttttttttgtatttttagtagagacggggtttcacggtgttagccaggatggtctcgatctcctgacctcgtgatccgcccgtctcggcctcccaaagtgctgggattacaggcttgagccaccgcgcccggcctatctggTCTTTTCAACGTGACTTGGTGCTGCAAGACACACTGCTGGGACCCAAGTTCCCTCCCACATGGACAGGATGGAGGCTGGAGCCCATGGTTTCAGGGAAACGTATGTGGCATAGCCCCTGGGTGTGACCACGGGCACAACACATTTATCTGGCAGGGCCAGCCTTGGCTGCTGAGGGGTTACGGGCACAGATGAGGACCATCTGGTGACTCTGAGGACCACTGTTGCCCACAGCCAGGGAGAATAAGGATGAAGAATGCGTGTTCCCACACTCTCCAGATGAGCTCAAGAAAGAGTtggccgccgggcgcggtggctcaagcctgtaatcccagcactttgggaggccgaggcgggcggatcacaaggtcaggagatcgagaccacagtgaaaccccgtctctactaaaaatacaaaaaattagccgggcgcggtggcgggcgcctgtagtcccagctactcaggaggctgaggcaggagaatggcgggaacccgggaggcggagcttgcagtgagccgagatcgcgccactgcactccagcctgggcaacagcgtgagactccgtctcaaaaaaaaaaaaaaaaaaaaaaagaaagagttggcCAAGCGTAGCCCTAAATAGGTCTGTAATTCTGGGTCCTGAGAGTCAAACGCATCCAGCCAGAGGCCCCTGGGTCCTTCAGGCCTCTCCTGTGGGTTCCAGACCCTATTCCAGCAACAACTGCTGGGACACCTGGGCCGACTGCTCCACCTCGCCAGGCCCTGGCCCTCTCCATCTGCAGCCCTAATAGCCACCCAGCGAGAAACACAGCAGGCTTCCTAAGCAATGCAACACACCAGAGGGGTGGTGGTACATGCTCCCCTTGGAGCCATCTGGAAATCAGAGAACAGATTTGTCTCAGAGCTGAAAAGAGACCCTATTCCAAGCATGAATGGCCTTGACAATGTTCCTGCCCAGTGAGCGACCCTTGGCCACTCACAACATGGCAGCCTGCCTTTGCTGCACCAGCAGGACAGGGCGGGGTCCACTGGGAGCGCCGCAGGCTCCCCCTGCTGCTGTATCTGCTCCAGGGCCCTCACTTTGCCCACTCTGGTTGCCTTCCCCTCCCCAGCCATCATCATGGCACCCTGTGCCTCAAGCTCCCTGACGGCCCTGCACATGAATACAATGTAAACTTCTAACTCGTTGCTCCCTCACACCCTGCACATGAATACAATCTAAACTTCTAGCTCAGCGCTCCCTCACACCCTCTTCCTCACCCTTCCCGTTCCCCCGCCCCATGGCCTGCTGTCTACTCCGAGGTGTGGGAGAGCTCGCGGGTGGCTGCAGGCTCAGGGCCCTGGCACTTacccttccttctgcttggaagGCTGTCCCCATGATCTCCGTACAGCAGACTCCTCCTCGTCCGGGTCAACGAAAATGCCAGCTCCCGGCAGAGGcctgccccaccccactccccaaagCACcctgtcccttccaccatgtggccCCGCACCCTCTCCAGAGCACCCCTCAGGACCACAGTGGCCTTGATCACGCGGTGCTCTTTGCAGGCAGGGACTGTCCCCAGCACACGGCCCGGCTGACCATAAGCCTTCGACAAACCCCAGCTGACTGCGAAGACCGCCTCATCTCTGTCCACCCGCACTGGTCTCGGCATTGCTGCCAGGGCCGGGCCAGGCTCTGCTCTGCTCGCCACCTGTTTAGCTCTGCAAGGCCAGTTTCAATGCCTCCTGCTCTGTGACAAGGGTGGTTTCCCTTCAACTTGTGGTGGCAATGGAGACATTCTTGATGCAGGTTCTAGAGGCCTTCAAATTCAGGCCAAACGTGCCTCCAGATACTATGTGGCTGGCTGCCTCTGCCTTTTTGGGTAACCTCAGTTCCAAATGTTCTATCATGTTGTCATGCCAGCTTTTGACTCGGGAAATATGGTCAGCATGTCTGTGGGGAAACTGGCTCTGTGTGCTGGATGCAGAGGAAGGACTCTGGGCTGGAGGAAAGGGGTGGGGCTCAGGGCCAGAGATAGGACTAGTTGAACTGCAGTGTGCGGCCCTGGCTAGTGACCACACTCCATGTCCAGCTGTTGTTTGCACAGCTGTCCCCACCACTGCCCTGTGCAGCAGGGGTTAACACACCTCACTTTGTGGGGGGGGGGAAGAGAGGCTTGGAGAAGCCACCTAACTTGCCCACTGTCACACGTAGTGAGTCcagagctgggactccaggttGGCCCCCTGCACTACCTCTGTGGACAGGTCACTGCCCTCCTTGGTCACTGCCCtcagagggaggagaaggagctgTCAGGACCCCAAGGTCCTGGGTCTGAAATAACAGATCACCTTCCCAGAGCAAGCTGTTAAATGCCAGGACGTGAGACAAGGTGCAAGGGTGTTAGTCACGGGATGGGGGACAGAGGAGCCCCAA encodes:
- the LOC105467423 gene encoding sphingolipid delta(4)-desaturase/C4-monooxygenase DES2 isoform X1; the encoded protein is MTPLPRLRDGGNGVPWGCGRGVSLTSGIQEAKYPAIKALMRPDPRLKWAVLALVLMQLLACWLVRRLAWRWLLFWAYAFGGCVNHSLTLAIHDISHNAAFGTGCAARNRWLAVFANLPVGVPYAASFKKYHVDHHRYLGGDGLDVDVPTRLEGWFFCTPARKLLWLVLQPFFYSLRPLCVHPKAVTRMEVLNTLVQLAADVAIFALWGLKPMVYLLASSLLGLGLHPISGHFVAEHYMFLKGHETYSYYGPLNWITFNVGYHVEHHDFPSIPGYSLPLVRKMAPEYYDHLPQHHSWVKVLWDFVFEDSLGPYARVKRVYRLAKDGL
- the LOC105467423 gene encoding sphingolipid delta(4)-desaturase/C4-monooxygenase DES2 isoform X2, producing MGNSASRSDFEWVYTDQPHTQRRKEILAKYPAIKALMRPDPRLKWAVLALVLMQLLACWLVRRLAWRWLLFWAYAFGGCVNHSLTLAIHDISHNAAFGTGCAARNRWLAVFANLPVGVPYAASFKKYHVDHHRYLGGDGLDVDVPTRLEGWFFCTPARKLLWLVLQPFFYSLRPLCVHPKAVTRMEVLNTLVQLAADVAIFALWGLKPMVYLLASSLLGLGLHPISGHFVAEHYMFLKGHETYSYYGPLNWITFNVGYHVEHHDFPSIPGYSLPLVRKMAPEYYDHLPQHHSWVKVLWDFVFEDSLGPYARVKRVYRLAKDGL